The following coding sequences lie in one Lolium perenne isolate Kyuss_39 chromosome 2, Kyuss_2.0, whole genome shotgun sequence genomic window:
- the LOC139835194 gene encoding cyclin-P2-1-like, with translation MASAEAVLRLDANGTPRTIRLLAALVDFESRHFADAASKPAENDLVRAFRGGATPAVPISEFLVRIQRSNYLFDGAVYVLAGAYLARFMRTRAARDAGILVEPATAHRLVSVAVLLGAKFISPRHFERRVEAFQICSDKSIRASEISRLELLFLRAVDYRIFIGAEEFQRFFKVMERGPKPPNASSGSQKRKAETAPDREEKKPRRLPACQPPAVAS, from the coding sequence ATGGCTTCGGCGGAGGCCGTCCTGCGCCTCGACGCCAACGGCACCCCCAGGACGATCCGCCTCCTCGCCGCGCTCGTGGACTTCGAGTCGCGCCACTTCGCCGACGCCGCCTCCAAGCCGGCCGAGAACGACCTCGTCCGGGCGTTCCGCGGCGGCGCGACCCCGGCCGTCCCGATCTCCGAGTTCCTGGTACGCATCCAGCGTTCCAATTACTTGTTCGACGGCGCGGTGTACGTCCTGGCGGGGGCCTACCTCGCCCGCTTCATGCGCACCCGCGCCGCGCGCGACGCCGGGATCCTTGTCGAGCCGGCCACCGCTCACCGCCTCGTCTCCGTCGCCGTGCTGCTCGGGGCCAAGTTCATCAGCCCTAGGCATTTCGAGAGGCGGGTCGAGGCCTTCCAGATCTGCTCCGACAAGTCGATCCGGGCTAGCGAGATTTCCCGACTCGAATTGCTCTTCCTGCGGGCTGTTGACTACCGCATCTTCATCGGCGCGGAAGAGTTCCAGCGCTTCTTCAAGGTCATGGAGCGCGGCCCCAAGCCACCCAATGCAAGCTCTGGATCCCAAAAGAGGAAAGCAGAAACGGCCCCAGACCGGGAAGAGAAGAAGCCTCGCCGCTTGCCAGCATGCCAGCCGCCCGCCGTCGCATCTTAA